A single window of Montipora capricornis isolate CH-2021 chromosome 14, ASM3666992v2, whole genome shotgun sequence DNA harbors:
- the LOC138031218 gene encoding CAP-Gly domain-containing linker protein 1-like isoform X5: MYRKICAMNGEEPTKGGTKPESSPSKQRNQVNGMDTSLNYSPSKYPHNKTTLADSPCKLSPKALRSLVDQHTKSHAAIQALQERIQAVSNQASTPRLQKKLPEGLLIKDMAPTPTDGMTSSSSGTDGDVNCKKTESFPIAVIPTDQNENFLAVNGDEFFVDPATNGDTSEELYTSVDEEFLELMLDAVQKGFMPPELATAETWLNHRDATEDVSNGPSHLLKGDTPSVVADCNGTSQGLKQDASVENSTQNRAMDKDVEPSLAGAIPISASEQQTSASVEPTLLVNEALGSGETRVANEASNNNGPLLANAGQSQIGNIEDTRDNVAPATALPLDSVEPNASTSNKKVQFLGLDTVFGVDSKAADDPVDISVSPSHPINDTDLNKISQSSPKTVTWATLDSPVITPRLASGKPDKSHLRPIESLHMFETALYTKESDAMSDGDQEDPFMVYLNSIEQTALKFKVQVEQAKVDTLEALKEKLERAYEGTPLEEIPLKFREKLQETISEIASDEVLKKYQSLVVQDEEITEEENAILECMRNELDSVACENFELHQQLELLKDYERRYFELKDNFDSLNNGMSTIKNEYEKKNGESEFLAERVESLEKSIVNLRVQYSNEITDLQNENLQLQTACLELENKNTILEEEIDSKPNGFSGSQDGESERRHCAENWNKTSVADQREFEMLQLRLEELEKQNNALRAASQADQAMIQCVEEKKEELEKSLIKAQDDHSKVLLELHEAQRQISSDRVKISSYHEEVDALRRENNLLNSSLDIAQKELEYHLEKKESKEEPWKSNKRMIWKEIRELEKILKGVHREKRNLEKKYVSFKHDNDPLNGSFSFHSCSSSGSSPEREQCKDQKEKLKSKSWHSSTETENNKASPKNGVVVGNDDSFSSPPLKVRSWLDGLRTPNGLVKGDVSFDLEKREKTPVLSERELSASSSKSPRKEENGCHTELEELRHHVGSLEAEKAAIVKELSSLRFSRIKR, from the exons aaaCTTCCAGAGGGTCTGTTAATTAAGGATATGGCCCCAACTCCTACGGATGGAATGACAAGTTCTTCATCTGGAACGGACGGCGACGTGAACTGTAAGAAAACCGAGAGTTTTCCAATTGCAGTTATCCCTACTGATCAAAATGAGAACTTTTTAGCAGTAAATGGCGACGAGTTCTTTGTAGACCCTGCAACCAATGGGGATACTTCGGAAGAACTTTACACGAGCGTCGACGAGGAGTTTCTTGAGTTGATGTTGGATGCAGTTCAGAAGGGTTTTATGCCACCCGAACTGGCAACAGCAGAAACTTGGTTAAATCATCGCGATGCCACAGAAGACGTTTCAAACGGTCCATCGCATTTGTTGAAGGGCGATACGCCATCCGTTGTCGCAGATTGTAATGGAACAAGCCAGGGCTTAAAACAAGATGCAAGCGTTGAAAATTCTACCCAAAACAGAGCAATGGACAAAGATGTAGAACCATCGTTGGCCGGCGCTATTCCAATATCGGCCTCGGAGCAACAGACATCGGCCAGCGTTGAACCAACGCTTCTCGTGAATGAAGCATTAGGCAGCGGTGAAACAAGGGTTGCAAATGAGGCATCAAATAACAACGGGCCATTATTGGCCAATGCAGGACAATCACAAATTGGTAATATAGAAGATACTCGTGATAACGTGGCGCCAGCTACTGCGCTGCCTCTTGATTCAGTGGAACCGAATGCCTCAACCTCAAATAAAAAGGTCCAGTTTCTCGGGCTGGACACTGTATTTGGTGTGGATTCAAAAGCTGCGGATGATCCTGTTGATATTTCAGTATCTCCTAGCCATCCTATAAATGATACCGATTTAAACAAGATATCTCAGTCTTCTCCGAAAACGGTGACCTGGGCGACCTTAGATTCCCCCGTCATTACACCAAGACTGGCTTCAGGTAAACCTGACAAGAGCCATTTACGTCCAATCGAGAGTCTTCATATGTTTGAAACTGCTCTTTACACCAAAGAATCGGATGCAATGTCTGATGGAGACCAAGAGGATCCATTCATGGTTTACCTGAATTCCATCGAGCAAACGGCCTTAAAATTCAAGGTGCAAGTAGAGCAGGCCAAAGTGGACACCCTCGAAGCGTTAAAGGAAAAGTTGGAACGCGCCTATGAAGGGACACCATTGGAAGAAATCCCGCTAAAGTTTCGGGAAAAACTTCAAGAGACCATCTCTGAAATAGCTTCCGATGAAGTGTTGAAGAAATATCAGTCACTGGTCGTCCAGGATGAAGAGATAACTGAGGAGGAGAATGCCATTTTGGAGTGTATGAGAAACGAATTAGACTCCGTTGCATGCGAGAACTTTGAGCTTCATCAACAACTAGAGTTGCTTAAAGACTATGAGAGGAGGTATTTTGAGCTGAAAGATAACTTCGACAGTCTAAACAATGGGATGTCGACGATAAAGAATGAGTACGAGAAAAAGAATGGAGAAAGCGAATTTCTAGCAGAGCGAGTCGAGTCTCTAGAAAAGAGTATAGTAAACTTGCGAGTTCAGTACAGCAACGAGATAACTGATTTGCAAAACGAAAATCTCCAGCTACAGACGGCCTGTCTTGAGTTGGAAAACAAGAATACGATCTTAGAGGAAGAAATCGACTCCAAACCCAATGGATTCAGTGGTAGCCAAGACGGAGAAAGCGAGCGGCGACATTGTGCCGAGAACTGGAATAAGACATCTGTTGCCGATCAGCGGGAATTCGAAATGTTGCAATTGCGACTTGAAGAATTAGAGAAGCAAAATAATGCCTTAAGAGCCGCGTCACAGGCTGACCAGGCTATGATTCAGTGTgtcgaagaaaagaaagaagagcTAGAAAAATCTCTCATCAAGGCACAGGATGACCACAGTAAAGTCCTGTTAGAACTTCACGAGGCTCAGCGACAGATATCGTCCGACAGAGTTAAGATCTCGAGTTACCACGAAGAGGTCGATGCCCTACGGCGAGAGAACAACCTGCTAAACTCAAGTTTAGATATCGCTCAGAAGGAGTTGGAGTATCATTTGGAGAAGAAAGAGAGCAAAGAAGAACCATGGAAGAGCAACAAGCGAATGATTTGGAAAGAAATCCGAGAGCTGGAAAAGATATTGAAGGGTGTCCATCGCGAAAAGAGGAACTTGGAGAAAAAATACGTGAGTTTCAAACATGACAATGATCCGTTAAATGGGTCGTTTTCGTTTCACAGCTGCTCTTCATCCGGAAGTTCGCCTGAGAGGGAACAATGTAAAGATCAGAAGGAGAAATTGAAAAGTAAATCATGGCACAGTTCTactgaaactgaaaacaataaaGCATCTCCCAAAAACGGAGTAGTTGTCGGTAACGACGACAGCTTTTCTTCGCCGCCATTGAAAGTCAGAAGCTGGTTAGATGGCCTTCGCACTCCAAATGGTCTTGTAAAAGGTGATGTTTCTTTTGACCTCGAGAAGAGAGAGAAGACACCAGTTCTTTCTGAAAG GGAGTTGAGTGCTTCGAGCTCTAAGAGTCCCCGAAAAGAAGAGAATGGGTGTCATACCGAG CTCGAAGAACTTAGGCACCACGTTGGGAGTTTGGAGGCTGAGAAAGCTGCAATTGTGAAAGAACTCAGTTCACTCCGGTTCAGTCGAATCAAGAGATAA